Proteins encoded by one window of Manihot esculenta cultivar AM560-2 chromosome 10, M.esculenta_v8, whole genome shotgun sequence:
- the LOC110608431 gene encoding receptor-like protein EIX2, translated as METFPFLWIICLLCGELLCGGVAQSVHCNAADREALLDLKRGLNDSWNRLSSWHGTNCCGWSGIACHNTTGAVLAVDLPKSSGLQPLGGEIRPSLAKLKSLKHLDLSGNNFHGKIPHFLSDLQNLQYLNLSFAGFSGEIPPNLGNLSSLQFLDVSSVSLTVDNIEWVSGLLSLKYLSMNYLNLSSLGGAWIEPLNKLPLLSELHLEYCGLSGFIYSLPSVNFTSLKVMKLQCSLFHAKLPNWFTNISSLVSVDIGNSWLTGRIPLGFGELPNLQSLKLNYNMELSASCFQLFARSWKKIRVLDFSIINLHGRLPALLGNLTSLTDFDLHFNNIEGGIPSSIGKLSKLKYIDLSSNKLIGSLPNSIGQLKNLVELRLNSNLLQGSIPYSIGNLQHLTILKLSSNNINGTLPDSIGLLSELSTLDVSLNKLTGIISEAHFHRLENLEQIILSDNSVILNVSSHWVPPFQVIFLQMSSCHVGPSFPYWLRSQKKIQVLDFSRAGVSGCIPNWFWNMTSILSFLNFSFNSLEGHIPNTFKLIPYAIVDLSFNQFKGPVPLPNALSLDLSHNQFYGSMPENISQVMSSLQFLSLSSNQLTGEIPASIGALSLNVLDLSKNNLAGSIPPNIGNCSFLTVLDLQNNNLSGRIPNSIGRLNGLQTLHLSNNKFSGEIPLSLQNLSKLETLDLGSNMLTGKLPFWVGEAFPLLRILSLRANKLSGELPLTLSNSSSLQILDLAENQLNGSIPANLGNLKAMAQQQKVNHYLLYGVDESHNYQENIHVTINGLGLTYTRTLSLLTSIDLSGNNLSGRFPEAITRLVGLEVLNLSRNHISGQIPDSISELHELLSLDLSGNRLSGPIPLSITSLTFLGNLNVSNNNLSGKIPSANQMSTFNASSFAGNPGLCGDPLAVKCANGSNDGGDNYPDAGKKPDQDDNGNGFADNWFYMSIGVGFAVGLLLPYLVFAMKRSWGGIYFAVVDGTAYRLSSEKMKAAMRRRTG; from the coding sequence ATGGAAACCTTTCCCTTTCTTTGGATTATCTGTCTGTTATGTGGAGAATTATTATGTGGTGGAGTTGCTCAGTCAGTGCACTGCAATGCAGCTGATAGAGAAGCTCTTCTTGATCTCAAAAGGGGCCTGAATGATTCTTGGAATCGGCTCTCTTCATGGCATGGAACCAATTGCTGTGGGTGGTCAGGAATAGCTTGTCACAACACAACTGGTGCTGTTCTCGCAGTTGATCTCCCAAAATCATCAGGTCTTCAGCCATTAGGTGGAGAGATTAGACCTTCTTTGGCGAAACTCAAGTCCTTGAAACATCTGGATTTAAGTGGGAACAATTTCCATGGTAAAATTCCTCATTTCCTGTCCGATTTGCAGAACTTGCAGTATCTAAACTTGTCATTTGCTGGGTTTAGTGGTGAAATTCCTCCAAATCTTGGAAATCTCTCTAGCTTGCAGTTTCTTGATGTCTCTTCAGTTAGTTTAACTGTTGATAATATTGAATGGGTGAGTGGTCTTCTCTCGCTAAAATATTTGAGCATGAATTATCTAAACCTATCAAGCTTGGGAGGAGCATGGATTGAGCCATTAAACAAGCTTCCACTTTTATCAGAGTTGCACTTGGAATACTGTGGTTTATCAGGTTTCATCTATTCTCTTCCTTCTGTTAATTTCACTTCACTTAAAGTCATGAAACTTCAGTGCAGTTTATTCCATGCCAAGTTACCAAATTGGTTTACAAACATTAGCAGCCTTGTATCTGTTGACATTGGAAATAGTTGGTTGACTGGAAGGATTCCGCTTGGTTTTGGTGAATTGCCAAATTTGCAGTCATTGAAGCTTAATTATAATATGGAACTCTCAGCAAGCTGCTTCCAACTGTTTGCAAGAAGCTGGAAAAAGATAAGAGTTCTTGATTTCTCCATCATTAATTTACATGGTAGACTTCCTGCTCTTCTTGGAAATTTGACATCTCTCACCGATTTTGATCTTCACTTCAATAATATTGAAGGTGGGATTCCAAGCTCCATTGGTAAGCTTTCTAAATTAAAGTACATTGACTTGTCATCAAACAAACTGATAGGAAGCTTACCAAATTCAATTGGCCAACTCAAGAATCTTGTTGAACTCCGATTGAACAGTAACTTGCTTCAAGGTTCCATCCCTTATTCTATTGGAAATTTACAGCATTTGACTATCCTCAAGCTTTCATCAAACAACATAAATGGCACTCTGCCAGATAGTATTGGACTGCTCTCTGAGTTGTCTACTCTTGATGTTTCACTTAATAAGCTGACAGGTATAATCTCAGAAGCTCATTTTCATAGGTTGGAGAACTTGGAGCAAATTATTTTATCAGATAATTCAGTCATTTTAAATGTCAGCTCCCATTGGGTCCCTCCTTTCCAAGTCATTTTCTTGCAGATGAGTTCATGCCATGTAGGTCCTTCCTTCCCTTATTGGCTTAGATCTCAGAAAAAGATCCAAGTTTTAGATTTCTCAAGGGCTGGTGTTTCAGGTTGTATCCCAAATTGGTTCTGGAACATGACTAGCATTCTAAGCTTTCTGAACTTTTCATTCAATAGTTTAGAGGGTCATATACCAAATACATTCAAACTGATTCCCTATGCAATTGTTGATTTGAGCTTCAACCAATTCAAAGGACCTGTTCCTCTTCCAAATGCCTTGTCACTGGATCTCTCTCATAACCAGTTTTATGGTAGTATGCCAGAAAATATCAGTCAAGTCATGTCATCCTTGcaatttctttcactttctagtAACCAGTTGACTGGTGAAATCCCAGCCTCAATCGGAGCGTTGTCACTCAATGTCTTGGATCTCTCAAAAAATAATTTGGCAGGAAGCATTCCTCCAAACATAGGAAATTGTTCTTTCCTCACTGTTCTAGaccttcaaaataacaactTGTCTGGTAGGATTCCAAATTCTATAGGTCGGCTAAATGGGCTTCAAACACTTCACTTGAGCAACAACAAATTCTCTGGAGAAATTCCATTATCTCTTCAGAATTTATCAAAGTTGGAAACTTTGGACTTGGGGAGCAACATGTTGACAGGAAAATTACCCTTTTGGGTTGGAgaagcttttcctcttctcagAATACTTAGTCTCAGGGCAAATAAACTTTCAGGAGAACTTCCCTTGACGCTTTCAAATTCGAGTTCGCTGCAAATATTGGACCTGGCAGAAAACCAATTAAATGGTTCCATTCCTGCTAACCTGGGAAATCTTAAGGCCATGGCTCAACAGCAGAAGGTTaaccattatttgctttatggAGTGGATGAAAGTCACAACTACCAAGAGAATATACATGTGACCATAAATGGCCTCGGATTAACGTACACCAGGACTCTTTCCTTGCTAACCAGCATAGATCTGTCTGGAAATAATTTAAGTGGAAGATTTCCTGAAGCAATAACAAGATTAGTTGGTTTGGAGGTTTTGAACTTATCAAGAAACCACATCAGTGGCCAGATTCCTGATAGCATTTCAGAATTGCATGAGCTGTTATCTCTTGATCTTTCAGGCAATAGGCTTTCAGGTCCTATTCCCCTAAGCATAACTTCATTGACATTTCTGGGGAATTTGAATGTGTCAAACAATAACTTGTCAGGTAAAATACCTTCTGCAAATCAGATGTCAACCTTTAATGCATCCTCTTTTGCTGGGAACCCTGGTCTATGCGGAGATCCTCTTGCAGTGAAGTGTGCCAATGGTTCAAACGATGGAGGTGACAATTACCCAGATGCTGGAAAGAAACCTGATCAAGATGATAATGGCAATGGGTTTGCAGATAATTGGTTTTACATGAGCATTGGGGTGGGATTTGCTGTAGGTTTATTGCTTCCTTATTTAGTATTCGCAATGAAAAGGTCTTGGGGTGGAATTTATTTTGCAGTTGTGGATGGAACTGCCTATAGATTGTCAAGTGAGAAAATGAAAGCAGCTATGAGGAGAAGAACAGGCTGA
- the LOC122724848 gene encoding receptor-like protein EIX1, whose translation MLTGNLPGWFGEAFPRLRILSLRSNKFSGELPLVVSNLSSLQILDLDENQLNGSIPDSLGNLKAMTQQQNINHYLLYGTLSEHHNYQENVYVTINGLGLTYTRTISLLTSIDLSGNNLSGRFPEAITRLVGLEVLNLSRNHINGQIPDRISALRQLLSLDVSSNRLSGPIPKSIIIFPKSIKDLETVKICSNFPFKFPQKELASGGTAQLVHCNAADREVLLEFKMGLQDPVNQLSSWQGSNCCQWLGIACDNATGAVISINLSSLDLVGEISPSITKLKSLTRLVLSWNNIKGEIPSFIGNLQHLAYLELNSNKLNGTLPDSLGLLSELYFLDVSDNELTGVVSEAHFLMLTKLKYLFLSENSFIFNISSNWVPPFQIHQLDFGSCHLGTSFPIWLRSQRDMEVLRLSNCSISGSIPTWFWGISGSIGLLDFSSKHLEGRLPNPLNVSFVPDVVDLSNNHLKGSIPLPDALAIDLSNNQFSGHIPNNIGQIMPHLIFLSVSGNRLTGAIPDSIGVHLEVLDLSRNNLTGSIPSGIGNCYDLKVLDLQHNNLSGGIPSSMAELHVLQTLHLGKNRLSGEIHSLQNFSYLETLDLSNNSLTL comes from the exons ATGTTGACAGGAAATTTACCAGGTTGGTTTGGAGAAGCTTTTCCTCGTCTCAGGATACTTAGCCTCAGGTCAAATAAATTTTCTGGAGAACTTCCCTTGGTAGTTTCAAATTTGAGTTCCCTACAAATTTTAGACCTGGATGAAAACCAGTTAAATGGTTCCATTCCAGATAGCCTGGGCAATCttaaagccatgactcagcaacAAAAC ATTaaccattatttgctttatggAACCCTTTCTGAACATCACAATTACCAAGAGAACGTATATGTAACCATAAATGGCCTTGGATTAACGTACACTAGGACTATTTCCCTGCTAACCAGCATAGATCTGTCTGGAAATAATTTAAGTGGAAGATTTCCTGAAGCAATAACAAGATTAGTTGGTTTGGAGGTTTTAAACCTGTCAAGGAACCACATCAATGGCCAGATTCCTGATAGAATTTCAGCATTGCGTCAGCTGTTATCTCTTGATGTCTCAAGCAATAGGCTTTCAGGTCCTATTCCAAAAAGCATTATCATTTTTCCAAAA TCAATTAAAGATTTGGAAACTGTGAAAATCTGTTCCAATTTTCCCTTTAAATTTCCTCAAA AAGAATTAGCATCTGGTGGAACTGCTCAACTGGTGCACTGCAATGCAGCTGATAGAGAAGTTCTTCTTGAATTCAAAATGGGTCTTCAAGATCCAGTGAACCAGCTTTCCTCATGGCAGGGAAGCAATTGCTGTCAATGGCTGGGTATAGCCTGTGACAATGCCACTGGAGCTGTAATTTCCATTAATCTCTCCAGCCTTGATTTGGTTGGTGAGATTAGTCCCTCAATCACAAAACTCAAGTCCTTGACACGTCTGGTTTTATCATGGAACAATATCAAAGGTGAGATTCCAAGCTTCATTGGAAATTTGCAGCATTTAGCTTATCTTGAACTGAACTCTAATAAGCTAAATGGTACTCTCCCAGACAGCTTAGGACTGCTCTCCGAGTTGTACTTCCTTGATGTTTCTGACAATGAATTGACAGGTGTTGTCTCAGAAGCACATTTTCTGATGTTAACTAAACTAAAGTACTTGTTCTTGTCTGAAAACTCTTTCATTTTCAATATCAGTTCCAACTGGGTCCCTCCATTCCAGATTCATCAACTGGATTTTGGGTCATGCCACTTAGGTACTTCCTTTCCCATTTGGCTTAGATCCCAAAGAGATATGGAAGTTTTAAGACTCTCAAACTGTAGCATTTCAGGCTCCATTCCGACCTGGTTTTGGGGCATATCTGGCTCTATCGGTCTTTTAGATTTTTCTTCCAAGCATTTAGAGGGCCGTTTACCAAATCCGTTGAATGTAAGTTTCGTTCCTGATGTTGTTGATTTGAGCAATAACCACTTGAAAGGATCCATTCCTCTTCCAGATGCCTTAGCAATAGATCTTTCTAATAATCAATTCTCTGGTCATATTCCAAACAATATTGGTCAAATCATGCCACACTTAATATTCCTTTCCGTGTCTGGCAACCGGCTGACTGGTGCAATCCCAGACTCAATTGGAGTTCACCTTGAAGTTTTGGATCTTTCAAGAAATAATTTGACAGGAAGCATTCCTTCAGGCATAGGGAATTGTTATGATCTCAAAGTTCTAGACCTTCAACACAACAATTTGTCTGGAGGGATTCCTAGTTCAATGGCTGAGTTGCATGTTCTTCAAACACTTCACTTAGGCAAGAACAGATTATCAGGAGAGATCCATTCTCTTCAGAATTTTTCATATTTGGAAACCTTAGACTTGTCAAACAACAG TCTCACTCTGTAG